In Microbacterium lushaniae, the following are encoded in one genomic region:
- a CDS encoding ABC transporter permease, whose amino-acid sequence MSTDRPLVADVPAAQPRMSAVRILAANPVTVVSAAIIALVVLVAVLAPWTAPYGVNAIDVSAQLQPPSAAHWFGTDELGRDVLSRVMLAAGTSLSIAVVAVTFALVVGLTLGVASGYRGGWLDMVLMRLVDVMFAFPVLLLALAIVAIFQPGMVTTMIAIGVVYTPIFARIARASALSVRVSPFVQVSQTMGTPGLSIVRRHVLPNIAGPLVVQTSLSLAFAILSEAALSFLGLGIQPPAPSWGGMLFTAQGFLTQAWWMSVFPGAAIFVTALAFNLFGDGLRDVLDPRQRTIIEARRTR is encoded by the coding sequence ATGAGCACCGACCGCCCCCTCGTCGCCGACGTGCCCGCCGCCCAGCCGCGGATGTCGGCGGTGCGCATCCTCGCCGCCAACCCGGTCACCGTCGTCAGCGCCGCCATCATCGCCCTCGTCGTGCTCGTCGCGGTGCTGGCGCCGTGGACCGCGCCGTACGGCGTCAACGCGATCGACGTCAGCGCGCAGCTGCAGCCGCCCAGCGCCGCGCACTGGTTCGGCACCGACGAGCTCGGCCGCGACGTGCTCTCGCGCGTGATGCTCGCCGCCGGCACCTCGCTGTCGATCGCGGTGGTCGCGGTGACGTTCGCGCTCGTCGTCGGGCTCACCCTCGGCGTGGCGTCCGGATACCGCGGCGGATGGCTCGACATGGTGCTGATGCGCCTGGTCGACGTCATGTTCGCCTTCCCCGTGCTGCTCCTGGCGCTGGCGATCGTCGCGATCTTCCAGCCCGGCATGGTGACCACGATGATCGCGATCGGGGTCGTGTACACGCCGATCTTCGCGCGCATCGCCCGCGCGAGCGCCCTGTCGGTGCGCGTCTCCCCCTTCGTGCAGGTGTCGCAGACGATGGGCACCCCCGGGCTCTCGATCGTCCGCCGCCACGTGCTGCCGAACATCGCCGGGCCGCTGGTCGTCCAGACCTCCCTGTCGCTGGCGTTCGCGATCCTCTCCGAGGCCGCGCTGTCGTTCCTCGGCCTCGGCATCCAGCCGCCGGCGCCGTCGTGGGGCGGGATGCTCTTCACGGCGCAGGGGTTCCTCACGCAGGCGTGGTGGATGAGCGTGTTCCCGGGAGCGGCGATCTTCGTCACAGCCCTCGCCTTCAACCTCTTCGGCGACGGCCTGCGCGACGTGCTGGATCCGCGGCAGCGCACGATCATCGAGGCTCGGAGGACGCGATGA